The Apium graveolens cultivar Ventura chromosome 6, ASM990537v1, whole genome shotgun sequence genome contains a region encoding:
- the LOC141667699 gene encoding uncharacterized protein LOC141667699, whose product MNTIAKNSRPAYDQLRNLDAKSWTKAYFTTTSKADNVENNMSECFNAWIISERYMPVLTMIQEITFKLVTRIKNKREKMLNSDQILCPKIKKKLDFYVTEARNWNATWDGAGTYAVKYGVRVVTVDLVNKTCACRVFQLTGIPCAHAIAAIHNSRQQAINFVSDYFKRDMYLRSYSQPLEAIKGEEFWEFETTDPLLPPDIPKKLRGRPKKLR is encoded by the exons ATGAACACCATTGCCAAAAATTCCAGGCCTGCTTATGACCAACTTAGGAACCTTGATGCTAAATCATGGACTAAAGCTTATTTTACAACAACATCAAAAGCGGATAATGTGGAGAATAACATGTCTGAATGCTTCAATGCATGGATCATAAGCGAGAG ATATATGCCAGTTTTGACAATGATACAAGAGATTACATTTAAGCTCGTGACcagaattaaaaataaaaggGAAAAAATGCTTAACAGTGATCAAATCCTTTGTCcaaaaattaaaaagaaactTGACTTTTATGTAACCGAAGCCAGAAATTGGAATGCCACATGGGATGGAGCTGGGACTTATGCT GTTAAATACGGTGTGAGAGTTGTGACAGTGGATTTGGTTAATAAAACGTGCGCTTGTCGAGTGTTCCAATTAACTGGAATACCATGTGCTCATGCGATAGCAGCTATACATAATAGCAGGCAACAAGCAATCAACTTTGTTTCTGATTACTTTAAAAGGGACATGTACTTAAGATCATACAGTCAACCTCTGGAGGCCATAAAAGGAGAGGAGTTTTGGGAATTTGAGACCACTGATCCATTATTACCACCTGATATTCCCAAAAAATTGAGAGGTCGTCCAAAAAAACTTCGATGA